A single candidate division KSB1 bacterium DNA region contains:
- a CDS encoding HAMP domain-containing protein, with translation MEGFTANRAKGRTGLSSVAPEHPAQGWERVARPRARVLSVPLAPLRSLASLPIRTKLMLTHAGLVSLAVLLLVWLTLGSYRSSLEGRLVETCLLAARQLAESEVVKTNLIAPGDDEIAGAELQAQVVNLERVGIQGFRFAYVADRQLRLRAHTDFLQRGKAISDTALAAALHYGIPQLLTNRDVLEVAYPVLSRRPTPRGTTERVPVGLVGVGLSRHEVLRPLYRAQRTAALGVLSVLAVSALLIVFVSDRMTQQVDRLVEGIRRLGRGELNVSIQVLTRDELGALAHEFNRMIVSLREKIEMQKYISPLTVQMIRRQTTTGRSNEVSKVQNVALLFTDVRNFSAVADTYPPDQVVEILNVYLDLQAQLVERYGGMVDKFVGDEVMAVFLGPSQVENALRAACEIQKAMVRLNARRAAEGLPTVDVGIGIHSGPAVTGSVGSRERKDYTVLGDSVNVAFRLCSMAQPRQVLVTEAIVAAADPRYIFTGEQSVQLKGRSHPIRVFELDWRHPPTGG, from the coding sequence GTGGAAGGATTCACCGCGAACCGAGCGAAGGGAAGGACGGGTCTGTCCTCCGTCGCACCGGAGCATCCGGCACAGGGATGGGAGCGCGTGGCCCGTCCTCGAGCTCGGGTGCTTTCCGTACCCCTGGCGCCCCTGCGGTCGCTCGCCAGCCTCCCCATCCGTACGAAGCTGATGCTGACGCACGCGGGGCTGGTGTCACTGGCCGTGCTCCTTCTGGTCTGGCTGACGCTGGGTAGCTACCGCTCCTCCCTTGAGGGTCGCCTGGTGGAAACCTGCCTTCTGGCAGCTCGCCAGCTGGCCGAGTCCGAAGTGGTGAAGACAAATCTGATCGCCCCGGGCGATGACGAGATCGCCGGGGCAGAGCTTCAGGCGCAGGTGGTCAACCTCGAACGCGTTGGAATCCAGGGCTTCCGTTTCGCGTACGTGGCGGACCGCCAGCTCCGTCTGCGGGCCCACACTGACTTCCTCCAGCGCGGCAAGGCGATCTCCGACACCGCCCTGGCGGCCGCTTTGCACTACGGAATCCCGCAGCTCCTGACCAACCGGGATGTGCTCGAGGTGGCTTACCCCGTCCTCTCCCGGAGGCCCACACCGAGGGGGACCACCGAACGCGTGCCCGTGGGGCTGGTAGGGGTTGGTCTGAGCCGCCACGAGGTGCTGCGTCCGCTGTACCGGGCACAGCGCACAGCCGCCCTGGGGGTACTGTCCGTGCTGGCTGTGTCGGCGCTTCTCATCGTGTTTGTCTCCGACCGAATGACCCAGCAGGTGGATCGCCTTGTCGAGGGGATCCGACGGCTTGGGCGGGGCGAGCTGAACGTCAGCATCCAAGTACTGACGCGCGACGAACTCGGCGCCCTTGCCCACGAGTTCAATCGTATGATCGTGAGCTTGCGCGAAAAGATCGAGATGCAGAAGTACATCTCCCCCCTCACGGTGCAGATGATCCGACGCCAGACCACCACCGGACGCAGCAACGAGGTCAGCAAGGTACAGAACGTGGCCCTTCTGTTCACGGACGTCCGCAACTTCTCCGCAGTGGCCGATACCTATCCGCCCGATCAGGTGGTGGAGATTCTCAATGTGTACCTCGATCTGCAGGCGCAGCTTGTAGAGCGCTACGGGGGGATGGTCGACAAGTTCGTGGGGGACGAAGTAATGGCCGTTTTCCTCGGGCCTTCCCAGGTGGAGAATGCCCTGCGGGCCGCCTGCGAGATTCAGAAAGCCATGGTGCGGCTGAATGCCCGGCGCGCAGCCGAAGGCCTGCCCACCGTAGACGTGGGCATTGGAATCCACTCCGGCCCTGCTGTGACCGGAAGCGTGGGGTCTCGCGAACGCAAGGACTACACGGTTCTGGGCGACTCGGTCAACGTAGCCTTCCGCCTGTGTTCCATGGCCCAGCCGCGACAGGTTCTGGTGACGGAGGCGATTGTGGCGGCAGCCGACCCACGTTACATTTTCACAGGGGAACAGTCGGTGCAGCTCAAAGGGAGGTCCCATCCCATTCGGGTTTTTGAGCTGGATTGGCGCCACCCGCCAACGGGAGGTTAG
- a CDS encoding DUF1611 domain-containing protein, whose amino-acid sequence MVRRAPLETVAPHRAEAKPLQSEVLDGPALVYCQGAFGTTNGKTAHGLVRRTRRYRVLGVIDSHLAGQDAGLVLDGRPSGIPIFGGVEEAVSELRRQGEEPRFLVIGLAPDGGRLGESARRDVLAAIRLGLNIDSGLHDFLCEDPEIVRLAEEKGVRLRDIRKPPPRSQLHFFSGKIREVTSFRVAVLGTDSAVGKRTTAWLLTDALNEMGVKAEFVGTGQTAWMQGARFCVILDSLVNDFVSGEIEHAVWSAWNEVRPEVIVIEGQGSLLNPAYPGGFEILAAARPDAIILQHAPARREYDGFPGYPIHPLNLQIELIEKLSGKPVVALSINHEGLAKEEVPYVCRALEAATGLPALDVLLEGASRLADVIRRLKERSSAGARN is encoded by the coding sequence ATGGTGCGCAGGGCACCGTTGGAAACCGTTGCCCCCCACAGGGCCGAGGCAAAGCCACTACAGAGCGAGGTGCTGGACGGCCCTGCGCTGGTCTACTGCCAGGGGGCCTTTGGGACCACCAATGGGAAGACTGCTCACGGGCTGGTGCGACGGACGCGGCGCTATCGGGTTCTCGGGGTGATCGACTCGCACCTGGCGGGCCAGGACGCGGGACTGGTACTCGATGGCAGGCCTTCCGGCATTCCCATCTTTGGGGGGGTCGAGGAGGCGGTGAGTGAGCTCCGCCGGCAAGGAGAGGAGCCGCGGTTCTTGGTCATCGGCCTCGCTCCAGACGGAGGAAGACTGGGCGAATCGGCCCGGCGGGACGTCCTTGCCGCAATCCGGCTTGGACTGAACATCGACTCTGGTCTGCACGACTTCCTCTGCGAGGATCCCGAAATCGTACGTCTTGCGGAGGAGAAAGGGGTCCGCTTGCGCGACATCCGCAAACCGCCGCCCCGGAGCCAGCTTCACTTCTTCTCCGGAAAGATCCGGGAGGTGACTTCCTTCCGGGTTGCCGTCCTGGGAACGGACTCCGCCGTTGGGAAGCGTACCACCGCCTGGCTCCTCACCGACGCCCTGAACGAGATGGGGGTGAAGGCCGAGTTCGTGGGTACAGGGCAGACGGCCTGGATGCAGGGAGCGCGGTTCTGTGTGATCCTCGACTCGCTGGTGAACGATTTTGTCAGCGGTGAGATCGAGCACGCCGTCTGGAGCGCCTGGAACGAAGTGCGCCCTGAGGTGATCGTGATCGAGGGGCAGGGGAGCCTCCTGAATCCGGCCTACCCCGGTGGCTTCGAGATTCTGGCTGCGGCCCGCCCCGACGCGATTATCCTCCAGCACGCACCGGCCCGTCGGGAATACGATGGTTTTCCCGGGTACCCCATCCATCCCCTCAACCTGCAGATCGAGCTGATCGAAAAGTTGTCCGGAAAGCCGGTGGTAGCGCTGAGCATCAATCATGAGGGATTGGCAAAAGAGGAAGTGCCCTACGTCTGCCGAGCGCTGGAAGCGGCTACCGGACTTCCTGCCTTGGACGTCCTCCTTGAAGGGGCCAGCCGACTGGCCGATGTCATCCGCCGCCTGAAAGAACGGTCATCTGCCGGCGCACGAAACTAA
- a CDS encoding pyridoxal-phosphate dependent enzyme, whose amino-acid sequence MNGNSVAENHSLSNGDAKLFELLDGAQGDFLEVIPEVEDRKRIAGDPTRPVEDRLEALEDVFESEVGDTPLTRARNLEREVGIRQLFLKFEGANPTGTQKDRIAFAQVMDALRRGFDTITMATCGNYGAAVALAASVAGLRCIVCIPESYHTRRVKEIIDLGAEIVRVPGDYESAVEMSRELAAQNEYYDANPGSANTSLQLRAYGEIAYEIYDELRDAPAVVAVPVSNGTTLAGIYKGFVSLYRRGKTSRVPRVVAGSSYRKNPIVQAFLRRAPSCLDLRPQLIRETSINEPLVNWHSIDGDLALAAIRNTRGWAANATDKSMLAFSKLLREKEGLHVLPASTAGLIALLDLHSHEPLPGDRYVVVLTGRR is encoded by the coding sequence ATGAACGGGAACTCGGTTGCCGAAAATCACTCCCTCTCCAATGGGGACGCCAAGCTCTTTGAGCTTCTGGACGGGGCCCAGGGGGACTTCCTGGAAGTGATTCCGGAAGTGGAGGATCGCAAGCGGATTGCGGGAGATCCCACCCGTCCCGTCGAGGACCGACTGGAAGCGTTGGAGGACGTGTTCGAGTCCGAGGTCGGGGACACCCCCCTGACCCGTGCGCGGAATCTGGAGCGGGAGGTGGGCATCCGCCAGCTTTTCCTGAAGTTCGAGGGAGCAAATCCCACAGGGACGCAGAAGGATCGCATCGCCTTTGCGCAGGTCATGGATGCTCTGCGCCGAGGCTTCGACACGATTACGATGGCCACTTGCGGCAACTACGGCGCGGCCGTGGCCCTGGCGGCCAGCGTGGCCGGGCTGCGCTGTATTGTGTGCATTCCCGAGAGCTACCACACCCGCCGGGTGAAGGAGATCATCGACCTGGGCGCGGAGATCGTTCGCGTCCCGGGCGACTACGAGAGCGCTGTGGAAATGTCGCGGGAGCTGGCGGCTCAGAACGAGTACTACGATGCCAATCCCGGAAGCGCGAATACCAGTCTCCAGCTGCGCGCCTACGGGGAGATCGCGTACGAGATCTACGATGAGCTCCGCGACGCTCCAGCCGTGGTGGCCGTGCCTGTCTCGAACGGAACGACCTTGGCGGGCATCTACAAGGGCTTCGTCAGTCTGTACCGTCGCGGCAAGACCTCGCGCGTGCCGCGCGTCGTGGCTGGATCCTCCTACCGCAAGAACCCCATTGTCCAGGCCTTTCTCCGCCGCGCACCGAGTTGTCTTGACCTCCGACCGCAGCTGATCCGCGAGACCTCCATCAACGAGCCCCTGGTGAACTGGCACTCCATCGACGGCGACCTGGCTCTGGCTGCGATTCGCAACACCCGTGGGTGGGCGGCCAACGCTACGGACAAGAGCATGCTCGCCTTCTCCAAGCTCCTGCGCGAGAAGGAGGGGCTGCACGTGTTGCCGGCTTCTACCGCCGGCCTCATCGCTCTTCTTGACCTGCACAGCCACGAGCCGCTTCCAGGTGATCGCTACGTGGTCGTCCTGACGGGGAGGCGATGA
- the dacB gene encoding D-alanyl-D-alanine carboxypeptidase/D-alanyl-D-alanine-endopeptidase gives MQGKKGCQARTAEGLRRDRFTARFLVGILVVSGLSASGCAPRRALTVPDREAQLRADIEAILDNPAFSAGQWGVVIQSLRDGRYLLRRNPHKAFMPASNLKLFTTATALAKLGPEYRYVTRLYRTGPIVAGTLQGDLVIRGVGDPSITGRYHNGDPLAVFRSWVDSLRALGVRRISGRVIGDDDWFEEEILGAGWSWDYESDWYAAQISALSFNDNCVDIVYRPGARPGDPVAYELTPDTRYVQIDFRVATVRRGLEREIVYQRKRASNFVRIDGALAAGGESVRDWFSVENPTLYAAFVFRELLERSGIAVDGGAFDKDDLPGYAYVDTVVVARYVSPPMSELCKTVNKVSQNLYAELILRTLGKHFRDVGSASQGIEVVKEFVSGLGIDPNQLVMVDGSGLSRYNYVTPQTVATLLRAMRRHPYGHYFYDSLPIAGVDGTLKRRMVGTAAEGNVRAKTGYIENVRALSGYVTTLDGEELVFSLIVNHYLAPTSVANDAQDLICQRLASFSSR, from the coding sequence TTGCAGGGAAAGAAGGGCTGCCAGGCTCGAACGGCCGAGGGCCTGAGGCGAGATCGGTTTACCGCTCGCTTCCTCGTGGGAATCCTCGTCGTAAGCGGGCTCAGCGCGTCCGGCTGCGCACCACGGCGTGCCCTCACCGTGCCCGACCGCGAAGCCCAACTCCGCGCCGATATCGAGGCGATTCTGGACAACCCGGCTTTCTCGGCCGGGCAATGGGGTGTGGTGATCCAGTCCCTGCGCGACGGTCGCTACCTCCTGCGACGCAATCCCCATAAGGCCTTCATGCCCGCGTCGAACCTCAAGCTGTTCACGACCGCGACCGCCCTCGCCAAGCTGGGCCCCGAGTATCGCTACGTAACGCGCCTTTACCGCACAGGCCCCATCGTAGCCGGCACCCTGCAGGGCGATCTCGTCATTCGCGGCGTGGGGGACCCGTCCATCACCGGGCGATACCACAACGGGGATCCCCTGGCCGTATTCCGCAGCTGGGTCGACAGCCTGAGAGCGCTCGGCGTACGCCGAATCTCCGGGCGAGTCATCGGCGACGACGATTGGTTCGAGGAAGAAATCCTGGGCGCGGGCTGGAGCTGGGACTATGAGTCCGATTGGTACGCAGCCCAGATCAGCGCTCTCTCCTTTAACGACAACTGCGTGGACATCGTCTACCGACCTGGCGCCCGCCCCGGCGACCCGGTCGCCTACGAACTTACCCCGGACACCCGTTACGTGCAGATCGACTTCCGGGTCGCCACCGTGAGGCGCGGGCTGGAGCGCGAAATAGTGTACCAACGCAAGAGGGCCAGCAACTTCGTGCGCATCGACGGCGCCCTCGCCGCCGGTGGCGAAAGCGTGCGGGACTGGTTCTCGGTGGAAAACCCAACCCTCTACGCAGCCTTTGTCTTCCGCGAGCTCCTCGAACGTTCGGGTATCGCTGTGGACGGTGGCGCGTTCGACAAGGATGACCTGCCCGGCTACGCCTATGTCGACACAGTGGTCGTGGCCCGGTACGTCTCTCCTCCCATGTCGGAGCTGTGCAAGACCGTCAACAAGGTGAGTCAGAACCTCTACGCGGAGCTCATCCTGCGAACCCTGGGAAAGCACTTCCGGGATGTCGGATCGGCCTCCCAGGGCATTGAGGTGGTGAAAGAATTCGTGTCGGGCCTTGGCATTGACCCGAACCAACTGGTGATGGTCGACGGCTCTGGCCTTTCCCGGTACAATTACGTGACCCCTCAGACTGTGGCCACTCTGCTGCGGGCCATGCGCCGCCACCCGTACGGACACTACTTCTACGACTCGCTCCCCATTGCCGGCGTGGACGGGACCTTGAAGCGGAGAATGGTGGGAACTGCTGCCGAGGGGAATGTCCGGGCCAAGACCGGGTACATCGAGAACGTGCGCGCCCTGAGCGGGTATGTGACGACGCTGGACGGCGAGGAGCTCGTCTTCAGTCTGATCGTGAACCATTACCTGGCGCCGACCTCTGTGGCCAACGACGCGCAGGATCTCATCTGCCAGCGCCTGGCCAGCTTCTCGTCCCGATAG
- a CDS encoding dipeptide epimerase, whose protein sequence is MEPQVGVVIHPLVLRHTFRVSRAASDVVYNVFLRLRLEGIEGYGEAAPIRRYSESAEETAALLGGVSSLLPSDPWNLQELHERLDQAWGGKHFPARAAVEMALLDWAGKQVGAPLYQLWGLDPRRVPQTSFTLGLDTVERMLAKLDEASAYPILKIKVGGREDLRIVEAIRKRTDRPLRVDANEGWKREEAAQKIRALQDLGVEFVEQPLPADDLEGMRWLRDRVDLPLIADESVHHPSDVPKLAGLFDGINIKLAKCGGLWAARELIAVARAHGMKVMLGCMVESSLGITAVAQLAPLADYLDLDGHLLIRDDPFTGLQLSADGRPILPPVPGLGAEPRLDLFCTARVAAL, encoded by the coding sequence ATGGAGCCTCAGGTCGGGGTAGTCATCCACCCGCTCGTATTGCGACACACCTTCCGGGTTTCGCGTGCCGCGAGCGACGTAGTCTACAACGTTTTTCTGCGCCTCCGTCTCGAGGGAATCGAAGGGTACGGTGAGGCCGCGCCGATCCGTCGCTATTCCGAGTCGGCAGAAGAAACCGCGGCCCTCCTGGGGGGCGTGAGTTCTCTCCTCCCCAGCGATCCCTGGAACCTGCAAGAGCTTCACGAGCGCCTGGACCAGGCGTGGGGGGGAAAGCATTTCCCGGCCAGGGCGGCCGTGGAGATGGCTTTGCTGGACTGGGCCGGCAAACAAGTGGGCGCGCCCCTTTACCAGCTCTGGGGTTTGGATCCGCGACGCGTGCCCCAGACCTCGTTCACCCTGGGCTTGGACACGGTTGAGCGAATGCTGGCCAAACTGGACGAGGCTTCCGCCTATCCGATTCTCAAGATCAAGGTGGGCGGCAGGGAGGACTTGCGCATCGTTGAGGCTATCCGCAAGCGTACCGATCGCCCCCTGCGCGTCGATGCAAACGAAGGCTGGAAGCGGGAGGAAGCAGCCCAAAAGATCCGCGCGCTCCAGGACCTTGGGGTAGAGTTCGTCGAGCAGCCCCTCCCCGCCGACGATCTTGAAGGGATGCGCTGGCTCCGCGACAGGGTCGATCTCCCCCTCATTGCCGATGAAAGTGTCCATCACCCCTCCGACGTGCCCAAACTGGCGGGCCTCTTTGACGGGATCAACATCAAGCTCGCGAAATGCGGCGGCCTGTGGGCGGCTCGTGAGCTCATCGCCGTGGCCCGGGCGCACGGAATGAAGGTCATGCTCGGCTGTATGGTGGAGAGCTCGCTGGGCATCACGGCGGTGGCGCAGTTGGCCCCCCTTGCCGACTACCTGGACCTCGACGGGCATCTTCTGATCCGGGACGACCCCTTCACCGGCTTGCAACTTTCGGCGGATGGCCGCCCCATCCTCCCTCCTGTCCCCGGCCTCGGGGCGGAACCGCGGCTGGACCTGTTTTGTACGGCCCGCGTGGCTGCCTTGTGA
- a CDS encoding peptidyl-prolyl cis-trans isomerase, which produces MRGTRCVLLGLAVGLSIALLSCGRKKEAPEADDLLARVGEQAITVQEFVGRLHYALLPGGGKQSLDVSSRRKYLDDLIDEKLAARAARARGLDREANLLPTLEEVRDQAMLRELYLDRIRAQVVLPEEEVELALKRATEELEVAFFRAAHEDEALWVKQKLLEGRSFAEVAAQRYGRSFSEEQFRRTIRWGETEPALEEVAYALKVGEVSEPVPVEGGYYVLKLLRRSPLGVEKTPGLRSAVEQRLRQRKEAQLARQYTDQILRASRVGLYRGALDRLAGTLETRLEKEPFPLEIDPSWLDSLADGLAWGDTVLLEIGDQRLSVRQVLSRLARSARMLRFDSVGAVRPALASLIVQLAQDEALLREARRLGLQDHPRVKRDVAIWEDYLLAQILRDRLGDEMRFRSIVDSLRAAVPVMVLETKLAALDLAPLRQTPSSAWAARSVALPPWPGD; this is translated from the coding sequence TTGAGAGGCACTCGGTGCGTTCTGCTGGGATTGGCGGTGGGGCTTTCCATCGCCCTCCTCTCCTGCGGGCGTAAGAAAGAGGCCCCAGAAGCGGACGATCTGCTGGCGCGCGTGGGAGAACAAGCCATCACCGTGCAGGAATTTGTGGGTCGCCTCCATTACGCCCTGCTGCCGGGTGGCGGCAAACAGAGTCTCGATGTTTCCTCCCGCAGGAAGTATCTGGACGACCTCATCGACGAAAAGCTGGCTGCCAGAGCCGCACGGGCGCGGGGTCTGGACCGGGAGGCCAATCTCCTCCCCACCCTCGAAGAAGTGCGGGACCAGGCGATGCTGCGTGAGCTCTACCTGGACCGCATCCGAGCCCAGGTGGTCCTTCCCGAAGAGGAGGTGGAGCTGGCCCTCAAGCGAGCGACGGAGGAGCTGGAAGTGGCGTTCTTCCGCGCCGCCCACGAGGATGAGGCGCTCTGGGTCAAGCAGAAGCTCTTGGAGGGACGGAGCTTTGCCGAGGTGGCCGCGCAGCGCTACGGCCGCTCCTTTTCGGAAGAGCAGTTTCGCAGAACGATCCGCTGGGGAGAAACGGAGCCGGCCCTGGAGGAAGTAGCTTACGCTCTGAAAGTGGGTGAGGTATCCGAACCGGTCCCCGTCGAGGGGGGCTATTACGTGTTGAAGCTTCTCCGTCGCAGTCCGCTGGGCGTGGAGAAGACCCCCGGGTTGCGCTCAGCTGTGGAGCAGCGACTCCGGCAGCGCAAAGAGGCGCAGCTGGCTCGCCAGTACACCGATCAGATCCTTCGCGCCAGCCGGGTGGGCCTGTACCGGGGAGCCCTGGATCGGCTGGCCGGCACGCTGGAGACCAGGCTGGAGAAAGAGCCTTTCCCCCTGGAGATTGATCCCTCCTGGCTGGATTCCCTGGCCGATGGCCTTGCCTGGGGGGATACGGTCCTGCTGGAGATCGGGGACCAGCGCCTGTCCGTGCGGCAGGTTCTGAGCCGGCTGGCGCGCAGCGCCCGCATGCTGCGGTTTGATTCCGTGGGAGCGGTGCGGCCGGCGCTGGCGAGCCTGATCGTGCAGCTGGCTCAGGACGAGGCCCTCTTGCGAGAAGCAAGGCGTCTTGGCCTCCAGGATCATCCGCGGGTCAAGCGCGACGTGGCCATATGGGAAGACTACCTCCTGGCCCAGATCCTGCGCGACCGGCTGGGCGATGAGATGAGGTTCCGTTCTATCGTCGACAGTTTGCGGGCGGCCGTCCCGGTGATGGTTCTCGAGACGAAGCTGGCTGCGTTGGATCTCGCCCCGCTTCGCCAGACCCCGTCCTCCGCCTGGGCTGCCCGCTCGGTTGCCCTGCCGCCGTGGCCGGGGGATTAG
- the uxaC gene encoding glucuronate isomerase produces the protein MSARPLTLNEDRYFSSNPVERKIARHLYELVKDLPLICPHGHVDPKLFAENKPFPDPVELLVIPDHYLFRMLYSQGIPLESLGIPRRDGAEVEKDHRKIWQLVADNFYLFRGTPTGMWLKHEMRDVLGVTKRLTSETAMEIYDQIVETLSRPENLPRAMFERFRIEVLSTTDAATDTLEYHKKIRDSGWKGRVIPAFRPDNVTDISRPDWKANVEKLAEVSGIDTSTYAGYIQALENRRQYFKEMGATSTDHGVWTPFTVELSRKEVEEIYERALRGKTTQEDARLFTGHMLMEMARMSVEDGLTMQIHPGSFRNHNTLIYERFGPDKGCDIPMATDFVHNLRPLLNKYGNDPRLTIIVFTLDESTYSRELAPLAGHYPALKLGPAWWFHDSREGMLRYRRMVTETAGFYNTVGFNDDTRAFPSIPARHDLARRVDCRYLAELVAEHVLDLDEAEEIIVDLSYNLAKKNYKL, from the coding sequence ATGAGCGCGAGGCCGTTGACCCTAAACGAGGACCGCTACTTTAGCAGTAACCCGGTGGAACGGAAGATCGCCCGTCACCTCTACGAGTTGGTGAAGGATCTGCCTCTCATCTGCCCCCATGGGCACGTGGACCCCAAACTCTTCGCCGAGAACAAGCCCTTCCCCGACCCGGTGGAATTGCTCGTGATCCCCGATCACTACCTGTTCCGGATGCTCTACTCGCAGGGCATCCCGCTGGAATCGCTGGGCATTCCGCGCCGCGATGGCGCCGAAGTCGAGAAGGATCACCGCAAGATCTGGCAGCTGGTGGCCGACAACTTTTACCTCTTCCGCGGCACCCCGACAGGCATGTGGCTGAAGCATGAAATGCGGGACGTTTTGGGCGTGACCAAACGGCTGACCAGCGAGACCGCCATGGAGATCTACGATCAGATTGTGGAGACGCTGTCGCGGCCGGAGAATCTGCCCCGGGCCATGTTCGAGCGCTTCCGGATCGAGGTGCTGAGCACCACCGACGCCGCCACCGACACCCTGGAATACCACAAGAAGATCCGCGACAGCGGCTGGAAGGGCCGCGTCATTCCCGCCTTCCGCCCGGACAACGTGACGGATATCTCGCGTCCCGACTGGAAAGCCAACGTGGAGAAGCTGGCAGAAGTGAGCGGCATCGACACCAGTACCTACGCTGGCTATATCCAGGCGCTGGAGAATCGCCGGCAGTACTTCAAAGAAATGGGCGCGACTTCGACGGACCACGGTGTGTGGACGCCTTTTACGGTGGAGCTCAGTCGCAAGGAGGTGGAGGAAATCTACGAGAGGGCCCTGCGCGGCAAGACCACGCAAGAGGACGCCCGCCTCTTCACCGGACACATGCTGATGGAAATGGCCCGGATGTCCGTGGAGGATGGACTGACGATGCAGATCCACCCCGGTAGCTTCCGCAACCACAATACCCTGATCTACGAACGGTTCGGCCCAGACAAGGGGTGCGACATCCCCATGGCTACCGATTTCGTCCACAATCTGCGGCCCCTCCTGAACAAGTACGGCAATGATCCGCGCCTGACCATCATCGTCTTCACGCTGGACGAGTCCACGTACTCCCGTGAGTTGGCTCCTCTGGCCGGGCATTACCCCGCACTGAAGCTGGGCCCCGCCTGGTGGTTCCACGACAGCCGCGAAGGGATGCTCCGCTACCGCCGGATGGTGACGGAAACCGCCGGCTTCTACAACACCGTCGGCTTCAATGACGATACCCGCGCCTTTCCCTCAATCCCGGCGCGCCACGACCTTGCGCGCCGCGTCGACTGCCGCTACCTGGCGGAGCTGGTGGCCGAGCACGTTCTCGACCTGGACGAGGCGGAAGAGATCATCGTCGACCTGTCCTACAACCTGGCTAAGAAAAACTACAAGCTGTGA
- a CDS encoding anion transporter, giving the protein MNSGQLLILLIFVATYAIITVQRLPGVRIDRPSGVTIGSTLLLLTGLVRLEEAYRFIDWNVIVFLLGMMILVAYLEFGGFFEYTAAWLIRIAPSARSLLLVTILASALLSALFVNDTVCLLLTPVLLKATRLRGLNPIPYLVAVATAANIGSALTVIGNPQNMYIAIQSHLPFLRFTALMLVPVAMGLALNYGVIRGVYRQEFAAARFPKLAWEPPRWKRTLVLKTLLALAFTLGLFVIGVPYPLAALIGACLIMLAAYVPPRHVLKNVDWTVLLFFAGLFVVMGAFRKAGYVDGFFALASRYLADGRPIGYLGLAGGVAVLSNLVSNVPAVILMQPVIERFGQGPQPWVLLAMSSTFAGNLTLLGSVANLLVAERAQAKGVRLEFFEYLRVGFPLGVLTIAFGALWLWLLK; this is encoded by the coding sequence TTGAACAGCGGTCAGCTACTCATTCTCCTGATCTTCGTGGCTACGTACGCCATCATTACGGTTCAGCGCCTCCCGGGCGTGCGGATCGACCGGCCTTCGGGAGTGACGATAGGCTCCACACTGCTGCTCCTGACGGGTCTGGTGCGTTTGGAGGAAGCTTACCGGTTCATCGACTGGAATGTGATCGTGTTTCTGCTGGGCATGATGATCCTGGTCGCCTACTTGGAGTTCGGCGGGTTCTTCGAGTACACGGCGGCGTGGCTGATTCGGATCGCCCCCAGCGCGCGTTCGCTCCTTCTGGTGACGATCTTGGCCTCGGCTCTCCTTTCGGCCCTCTTCGTCAACGACACCGTGTGTTTGCTTCTTACGCCGGTGCTGCTGAAAGCGACTCGGCTCCGTGGGCTCAATCCCATCCCCTACCTCGTGGCCGTTGCCACGGCTGCTAATATTGGATCGGCGCTCACGGTGATCGGTAATCCTCAGAACATGTACATCGCCATCCAGTCCCACTTGCCCTTCTTGCGCTTCACCGCCCTGATGCTGGTGCCGGTAGCGATGGGTCTGGCCCTCAACTACGGGGTCATCCGAGGCGTCTACCGGCAGGAGTTCGCGGCGGCGCGTTTTCCCAAGCTTGCCTGGGAACCGCCTCGATGGAAAAGGACCCTGGTCCTGAAAACCCTGCTGGCGCTTGCGTTCACCCTCGGGCTCTTCGTGATCGGAGTCCCTTACCCCTTGGCAGCTCTGATTGGGGCGTGCTTGATCATGCTTGCGGCCTACGTGCCGCCTCGCCACGTGCTGAAAAACGTGGACTGGACGGTGTTGCTGTTCTTCGCCGGCTTGTTCGTGGTCATGGGGGCTTTTCGGAAAGCGGGCTACGTCGATGGCTTTTTCGCCCTCGCCTCCCGGTACCTCGCCGACGGACGCCCCATCGGTTACCTTGGACTGGCGGGAGGCGTAGCGGTCTTATCTAACCTCGTGAGCAATGTGCCGGCGGTCATCCTGATGCAGCCGGTGATCGAACGATTCGGGCAGGGGCCGCAGCCCTGGGTTCTTCTGGCCATGTCTTCCACTTTCGCGGGGAATTTGACCCTCCTCGGGTCGGTGGCTAATCTCTTGGTGGCGGAGCGGGCACAAGCCAAAGGGGTGCGCCTCGAGTTTTTCGAGTACCTGCGCGTCGGCTTCCCCCTCGGCGTGCTTACCATCGCTTTCGGAGCCCTCTGGCTATGGCTTTTGAAATAG